In the genome of Shewanella glacialimarina, one region contains:
- the purF gene encoding amidophosphoribosyltransferase — MCGIVGIVGKSTVNQTIYDALTVLQHRGQDAAGIVTVDVNAFRLRKANGLVKDVFEPKHMQRLQGNAGIGHVRYPTAGSSSASEAQPFYVNSPFGISLAHNGNLTNTTELAASLITKRRHINTTSDSEILLNLLADELQETRSLTLSADEVFDAISKVHAQTRGAYAVAAMIIGQGLVAFRDPFGIRPLVLGKHETASGTEYMVASESVALDAVGFEVMRDVAPGEAIYVTLDGQLFTRQCAVNPSYSPCIFEFVYFARPDSTIDNISVYASRVNMGTKLGEKIKKEWDEHDIDVVIPIPETSCDVALEIARHMNLPYRQGFVKNRYIGRTFIMPGQQERKKSVRRKLNAINAEFKGKNVLLVDDSIVRGTTSEQIIEMARDAGAKKVYFASAAPEIRFPNVYGIDMPTTNELIAHGRDADEIAKLIGADGIIFQDLTDLIEAVRMENPEIKRFETSVFDGHYITNDVDQAYLDHIMQLRNDDAKANRTKDIGTNLEMHNECHP, encoded by the coding sequence ATGTGTGGTATCGTCGGAATAGTAGGCAAGTCTACAGTTAATCAAACGATTTATGATGCGCTGACAGTGCTTCAACATCGTGGACAAGACGCAGCAGGTATTGTAACCGTTGACGTAAATGCATTTCGTTTACGCAAAGCAAATGGTTTGGTTAAAGATGTATTTGAACCAAAACATATGCAACGTTTACAAGGCAATGCTGGTATCGGCCACGTACGTTACCCAACTGCAGGTAGCTCAAGCGCGTCTGAAGCTCAACCGTTTTACGTTAACTCACCGTTTGGTATTTCATTGGCTCACAATGGTAATTTAACCAATACTACTGAATTAGCTGCAAGCTTAATAACCAAACGTCGTCATATCAATACCACTTCAGATTCTGAAATTTTATTGAATTTGTTAGCCGATGAGTTGCAAGAAACCCGCAGCTTAACGCTATCAGCAGACGAAGTTTTTGACGCTATTAGTAAAGTTCATGCTCAAACCCGCGGTGCTTATGCGGTTGCAGCAATGATCATCGGCCAGGGCTTAGTGGCATTTCGTGATCCTTTTGGCATTCGCCCATTGGTATTAGGTAAGCATGAAACCGCATCTGGCACTGAATACATGGTTGCATCTGAAAGCGTTGCTTTAGACGCAGTTGGTTTTGAAGTGATGCGTGACGTTGCTCCTGGTGAAGCGATTTACGTAACTCTTGATGGTCAATTATTTACTCGTCAATGTGCTGTTAACCCAAGTTATTCGCCATGTATTTTCGAGTTTGTTTATTTTGCGCGTCCTGACTCGACTATCGATAATATTTCGGTATATGCAAGTCGCGTGAATATGGGCACCAAGTTAGGCGAAAAAATCAAAAAAGAATGGGACGAACACGACATTGACGTGGTTATTCCTATTCCTGAAACCTCATGTGATGTGGCATTAGAAATCGCTCGCCATATGAACTTACCGTATCGCCAAGGTTTTGTTAAAAACCGTTATATTGGCCGTACGTTCATCATGCCAGGTCAACAAGAGCGTAAGAAATCAGTACGCCGTAAACTGAACGCTATTAATGCCGAGTTTAAAGGTAAGAATGTGTTATTGGTTGATGATTCTATTGTGCGTGGTACGACTTCAGAACAGATTATCGAAATGGCACGTGATGCAGGGGCTAAGAAAGTGTATTTTGCTTCGGCAGCACCTGAAATTCGTTTCCCGAACGTTTATGGTATTGATATGCCAACCACCAATGAGCTAATTGCCCATGGTCGTGATGCGGATGAAATTGCCAAGCTTATCGGTGCCGACGGTATTATTTTCCAGGATTTAACTGACTTGATTGAAGCTGTTAGAATGGAAAACCCAGAAATTAAACGTTTTGAAACATCGGTATTTGATGGTCATTATATTACTAATGATGTTGATCAAGCATATTTAGATCACATTATGCAGTTACGTAATGATGATGCTAAAGCGAATCGAACCAAAGATATCGGCACTAATTTAGAAATGCACAATGAGTGTCATCCTTAA